The sequence TGGAAGGATACCTGTGCACATCTGCAGTGAATTTTGTTTTGACAATGTGCCAGACTGAAGAATGTTGTAAAAGTCTTCATACCCTGGGTATCTGCACTCCAGCTTATAGTTAAATCTCTTCCAACAGAAGTCAAACTAACCAATTACAAGAAAGATTTCATAGATTTATATTTATGATCTTTGCTGCATTTTCTGCCTACATACAGCTGTATACTGAACCACAAAAGACACCTAGCTTATAAAGACACATAGCTCATAAAACATAGCGTATCTTTGGTTCACTAGTGCTTTTAAGTTAGAAATGTTTGCTAATATCCTCATTAATTTGGCAGTGCcttatttaaaaaggaaaatattaagAAATTGGCTGACCCACTGTAAAAATAGATGTAAGGATACAAAATACAAAAGTCCAATTTTACAAGTTAGAAAAGATACTTCACGACTGGAGAAAATCGTGTTTAGGAGGAAGAGCCAGAATGAGAACAGCTATACTGTAGGCTTTTCCATATTGGATTGTTATAACCCTGACTTAAACAGCTAACTGTTTAGAGTAAAAAGAGTAAAATTAGTGTCTTACTCTACTCTGTTACGATTAAATTTAGAGCTAATATAGGACTACGTTACTGCTTTGATGAAATTTGTACTGGAAAGACAGGAATTAATTTATTTGGATTACTTTGGCTTCCTTTGTTAATAAAATACCACTGAAATTCATGTTCAGTATTTTCATTTAGATCTTTAAAGaccattttcttcctctttccactagaaggaaaaaaatgaacaaacatTTTGTGCCACTTGCTGTATAAGGAAATAACTGAAATTTCAAAGATACCTCCTGCAGTCTTTCATTCTCGGCCATGTATTTTTTGGCTGCCTCAGTAGCATCATTTACTTGTGTCTCCAAAGCTGCATGAGATGCCATCCCTTTTGCCAGCTGAGTAAGAAGGGTAACAGTACGTCTCAATACACTGGTGAAGAAACAGTGAACAGCACAATGATTCACAgcacagatttaaaaaaaaacaacaacaaaataaaatgaaacaagaaaTATAAAACAAACCACCTAAAACaatcccttctctctctctctgcattagatgtgaaaacaaaaccacaagagTACTGTTTAAGCATCTGAAAAGAAGCATCCAGGTTCATCAATGACAAACAATAGTGAAGTAAGAGACTGCAATGTTTTTCATCTGTCAAAAATCTGGCTTTTACCTGATGTAGAAGCTCCCTCCTcccaaaaccccacagccaTTAAGAGGTCAGAGACCTGCTTGCTTAAATGCTGAGTACTCTTACATGACCTAGTGTTTTAAATAGAATGGATTTCTGAATACAAGACCCAAACAACATGTGCTGATGAGTAACatccaagaagaaaaaaaacaaacaccaccgcCCCACAACTTTATAAGGGGCCTTACAGTAATAAAGTTACAAATGTGAGCACATTAATCTTCAGAAAACTCTCAATAATGTACAGATCAAAACATGCATAAATGTTAGCACTCATACTTAACCTCAAGTTTAAGCTTTGCAAATGCCTCCCTTgatgtgatcacagaatcacagaattattgaggctggaataaaCCTctgagttcatcaagtccagcctatgacctaacatcACCACATCAATGAgtccatgtcactaagtgccacatccaatctttccttaaacacccccagggacagcaactctaccacctccccgggcagtccACTCTAGTTTCTAATTACCCTTTCCGTGAGGAAGTGCTTCTTAACATCTACcttaatcctcccctggtgcatcttcaGGCCACgccctctcatcttgtcacacgttgcctgggagaaaagcctgacccccaccttactacaacttcccttcaggtagttgtagagtgtgataaggtcccctgagtgtcctccaggctaaacaaccttaGCACCTTCAGCCTTTCATCGTAAGACTTTCCCCCCAGTACCTTCAGTagtctcattgctctcctctggacctgctccagcacctcaatagcTTTCTTGAGGTGAGAGGTCCAGAAGTGCACACAGTACTCGATGTgaggcctcatcagtgctgtgtgcagaggcAGAATTACATCCCTGTTAATTGCCTCTGCATCACTACTTTCATTATTCATCCTGGGAGTCCCTCGAAGCTTTATGTtgctgaatcacagaaaggtcaaagaaaaactaaaataaatggACTTCTGTAATAGAACTATGCAACTGCTTTTCTTcaaaagaaatatgaaaatcCAGGTAGTTGGCTTTTTCTTAACTGAAAGCTTATTAATAGACTTTCTGCTTTAAAGGTaagcttccctccctgctcattCACAGAATGCTCGTTTTTCttacttatttttgttttaatatattTAAGGTCCCCACACCACTACTTTTCCAAAGGTCAGTGTGTTTTACCAGTGCTTATTAATTTATAGATGCAGCAGTCAGTAAAACACCATTATTAAAATAGAATCATAATCATGCAGCTTGAGAGGCTTCCacaggtcatcctgtccaagcTCCTGTCCaaagacagggacaggctgagcagATTGGTCAGAGGCTTGTCCAGCTGAGTTTTTATGCATATTTATTTAACCTTtctgaaggacaacaaagcacATGATGTATTCCTATTACTATTGTGCACGACTACAACCACCTTTGTTTTCTCCAATATTTTTTGGCTCAAGTTTTGTACAAATTTTTCCTTAACACCTATGCATCACACTCTTCTATGATCAGCTAATAAGGCCATACATCACTTCAAGGGAAAGAAGTCTGTTGGAAGTCTGTGATTCCAGGCATTTCCTTGTTCTATGTTCCTCTTGTGTATCTAGGCAATGTCAAGCAGCTCAGTGAAGGAATTCAGAGGGCCAGCATTCTTTGCCCATAAAAATGTACTAAATGCATATTAAAATGTACAAACAATAAGTCATCTGATCAACATGTCTGCTTCCATTCATTCACATTATCTGTGTCCAGTTGGTTCATGTGCTTCTTTGCCCAACAGAGATCTGCAGGTTGTGGCTAAAGATTCACAGGTAGTCTTGGTTGCTTCTGCTGCACGGTAGAAAACTGTCCTGTCCATTAACCTGTTTTATTATCTGTATTTAAACATCTTTAAAGGGATACTTGCACTTAAGATCAAAATATCAAAGAATGTGAGCTGCCACACAGTGTTTGACCTGAAATAGTATCTGAAACTTTCCTTGTAAGTTGGAATCCTACAGTTCCTAACTTAGAAATGAAGTAGTTCGAGTTGCTTAACACAGCATGATACCAGCTTGCAACATAGTAAGATTATTTAAacattagggttttttttccctccttaatTCTACTTTCCcgttttcaaaacaaacaaaacataggGCATAAGTTTAAGGAAGGAAATGAGTAGTCCCTGAAGAAACTTCTCCTGGAAAACAAGTTTTCTCAAGGATTCAAAATGATTCTTTCCATGTGTGGCACACTTATCCTTTCAACCTTCAAACATTTGTAAGTTATTATTTTCCCTGGTTTTACTTGCCTCATAGCTTATTTGCTCAATCTTTAATCTCTGCAAATCAGCTCTCCAATCTTTTTCATAGCTGCATTAGTTTGTGCAACAGTTCCCCTAATAATGTACCATGcagaaactaaaataaaaattaaaatatactTACAGCCaaagaaataaggaaaaacCTGAGAGATAGAGGTTTCTTTGCGATCGGAAGAGTTTCATCTGAATATGATCAACGGCATTGGCATTGACATTTATAGCCCTTTCTGTCACATGAACCGCAGAGTACTTCCTGACTTCTCTAATAGCATCtgcaaacaaaaccagtttGTTCTTATTCACACCTGTGAGGATGAGTGTATGATAAACCAGGCATATTACCAGAAATGTGTATTTGGACTTTCTGCTCAGCAAACAGGCATAGGACCGATAGTCACTTACATTATCCAAACCTTTTAAAGGTAGGTCTTGATCAATCACTGAAGCAATGTATCAGTTTCAGAGATTCATGAAACCACTGCCCAAAACATGCTTTGATATTCACTTCCAACACTTGCACCCCGTCATCAGGGATCAGGCCAAAGCAACACTTCTGAATGTTACTAGAGACCCCACAGAAATGAAACTTCAAACACTTCAGCGatgaccaaaaccaaacagaagttCAGATCCCTGTTATGTAAGAAGATTCTAGTCCTGTGGTAACCCATCGTTTCATGCTACAAGGACAAATATCTCACCATGGCTTTACTTTTAGCCCAAATCTGCATTTCTGAAAATCAACAACCATCACCAACTCAAAAGCAACTCTGGTTGAAGTTTTAGATGGGAGTCTGTAAGAGTGAACTAAATCTTTCCGTTCTTAAGCCATTTACTGGATTTACTTCCAAGGACAATACTAATGATCatctaaaaaaaaccacaaaccaaatgTACTTAATTGCATTTCCAGTACTTCCTTTAATATTAAGATTTCAGGTTTAATTTATTAAATCAACAAACACACCATGTTTGGGATTGCTGCTGACAAGTCCATAAATCCCAGTAAACATCTGAAGCAATAGCGCTAATATGTAATAGAAATGCAGCAAAAGTTACACTGTATATTGAATGTACAACTCGTTATCAAAACAGTGTGTCCCTGTTGAGGGTGGAGGAAGAGCACAGCCTGTAGACTGTCTCTGCTAAATCCAGTCTTTCGCCCCTAGAGAGATGCTCCCCTTGTGGTTTTCTATACCATAACTCCAGCTGTCTTTGCCTTCTAGGGGACATTTAGCATGATTTGGGTGGAGATGAGTAACACACTCATGTACGTTTAACATGTACTCTAGCTCATTATCATACTGAGGGATGTCAGCTGTAATATTAGAATTGGAAAAGTCgttgctcaggcactgtgtccTTCAAAATTTGTTTTGAAGcagtgtggttttgttgtttcagCCTTGCTTCATTAGTTTTCACTGAAATAGGGCTGTTTTATGTCAGCCTTTTGGCAGGTCAGCTTCACAGATTTTCATTTCCAGAACACAAACATCTATCAGTTTTAAGCATCTCAACCTTTCTCCTGAAGTGCATTAAACTAACTCACATTCCTGTCCTGCAGTAAGCTAGGAAGTTATCCCAGAGATAGACCTTAGGGTCTATTCATAGTAAGTGTAGACAACAGCTGTTTTGTATCTGTGCTAAGCAGAAGTATCCAAATAGCTCAGTCCTTTGATACATTCTTCTGGTCTTCTATTTCAACAGCAACCAAGAGAAAGACTGCCATCTACTGCATACTTTGCAGCTCAGCCAAATTCTGTATCAAGGAATTCAAGTTTGTTTACTGGCGTGAGAAACTGAAACTAAGCAGCAGCTTAGACCAAGCTCCATTTCTCCCCCTCGTTCACTACTACATTACTATGCATTTGCATTTCCAGTACTGATGTGGTACCAatcctctcctcttccattcTACTGTAGCACTTTCAAACTAATAAGCTGATTTACATTAGGCTCAGATCCTTCCCATTAATCTAGTGCTATGAACTCCACGTaacaggatattttttttctccaatgtAAGAAATTACTTACCAAGAAACAAGACGATCAGCAAAACTATTATTGTAAGGAACATCTTGTTCCAAAAAATTGCCATTTTGCTCCATAGAGGAATCATAAAAATCTTCTGCCATCTGTAAAAGAACATTGTTattcaaaaaacatgtaaaCACTAAAAGAAGTACACAGTAACCCCACAGAAGAGAGTCTTGCCATTCATATGAGACTTATGTAAGATCCCTAAACAGCTGCTTTAATTTAATATACGGATATGTAACTTTTTTAACAATCCAACTtacctcttttttgtttgttgccaACACAGGCAAAGATGGTTCAACCTCAAAAATTCTCATATGACAGCAGGTACTCTCCAGATGTTTTATTTTAGCTTGAACTTTGGCCAGCATTATTTTGCATTTGGTCCTGACTATGATAACCTCAAGGATAGGATGAAGATTGTACAATCCATTCCATCATTTTTAGCTCTATCCACTTATACACCCTATcgtcaaataaaataaaaaccattCACAAATTATTATCACCTCTACCATCCTTCTTCAGAAGGCTTATCTTTTACACTGCTGAATTTGCAAATGACAGTGTCTCTCATTTGCATTTTGTCAAGAATTAAAATCTCTTTCAAGAGCATAAATTTGTTGGCTATGGAAGCAAGTTCAGAGGTCCACTGGCGAAGACCATGACTGCGTTTTTGTTTAAACAATTGATTGTCTATTAAACACTATGCTTGCAAAAATTCAaacttccagcacttccagcacCAATGAAGAACATCTAATGCGCACAAATGAATGGAAACCCACAGCAGGTGACAACAGAACACTACTTGTCCTTTGCTGCAAGTTAGAATCTGTGCTACTGCTCTGAAGTAACACCTAGCACAGGAGTGCTAGTCACCATCTTACTACATCAAGTAAATTTCCAACTTTTCTTAAGAGTATTTACATTTTCCAGAGACTGTTCAAATTTGTCCTTTAACAAAGCTGTTTTCAATCTACTCTTACCTTAGCCTAAATTGGACTGTAGCATAACCTCTAATGGTTCCTTCTGGTTCTGCACCAGCATTGTACATGCAAAAATCTCATTTACATCTTTTTGTATAATTTGAATTCTTCACAACAGCCAGCCACAGTCAGTATTAAAAAAAGTTTACTTTCATTAATCCAAGCTACAACTCAAAGGCAACTTGCTAACTCTTTAAACATGTGATTCTCTAAGTTTCATACAGATCCCCACTTAAGAAGTGACTCTGAGGTATGACCTTAGACCAATTATATTGCCAAGTTATATCCAGGCTGAAAATAAGATCTCTTTACTGCAAAGTCTTCCCAGGATTTATTTTCTCATACACTTTTCTATCTTCACTTATGCTTCCTCATGAAGTGTTGACGTTCACATTTATTAATGATCCACTG is a genomic window of Dryobates pubescens isolate bDryPub1 chromosome Z, bDryPub1.pri, whole genome shotgun sequence containing:
- the DUS4L gene encoding tRNA-dihydrouridine(20a/20b) synthase [NAD(P)+]-like isoform X2, with translation MTFQWTAVALFLYGEIAVILVLCLPFISPLRWQKIFMIPLWSKMAIFWNKMFLTIIVLLIVLFLDAIREVRKYSAVHVTERAINVNANAVDHIQMKLFRSQRNLYLSGFSLFLWLVLRRTVTLLTQLAKGMASHAALETQVNDATEAAKKYMAENERLQEAFNEKGSSKTKELAEATDEKLKKEVEHLKAELQKTSNALHKASNEVTAVKKQSEGLKKEYDNLMKEYKWLQDSLNEAEDKKDL